A window of Opisthocomus hoazin isolate bOpiHoa1 chromosome 11, bOpiHoa1.hap1, whole genome shotgun sequence genomic DNA:
TGTCTATCAAAGCAGCCACCATCCACCCCTCCGTACTTCGGAAAGGCGGCCCTGCGGGTCAGCCGTGAGGTAAAGTTAGTTGGCGCCTGGCGCCTCTGTTTTGGCTCAGGGCACTGGTGGGGagtaaagagagagaaaggggggCAGGTGGCAACGGGGTTCTTGCAGCGGGCATGCTGCTCCCTAAGGTACTCTGTGATTATACTGTCCAGCGTGGGTGGGGAAGGGAGGTGTCTGTCCAGCTGCTTTTTGATAGCTGGGCTCTGGCTGTAGGCGCCATGGTCCGATTTTTGTCGCAACACTCTGATTTTTCTGCCGTTGCAGGGAGACGGCCTCTCCCTGACAAAGCTGATCCTGCCAATCAGAGGAGAGTTGCTGGCGTAAGAAGGGCCTGGAAGGGCAGGTGGACCTTGGGATGCAGACGGTCTTGCCTGAGCATGGACAGAGGTGGCAGTGGAACCTACAGAAGGGTGGCTACTCAAACGGGCTGAGATGCCATTAGCTATGCGAGGAGTGCGAGGCAGGGTCAcgggagaggcagcagctgcaACGGGGGTGAAGGCAGATGAATGAGATGCTGCAGTCATGGGTAGGTCAGCCTCTTTAGTGAGGACAGATGCAGTTTCTCCTAGACCCTTAGAGATAAGATGGTTCCGaatcagaagcagcagctccttctcagGAAAGGTGATCCTCGACTGGGCCACCACATCCGCTTTCTGCAACCGAGCCAGAGAGACGTCTGTGCCAATCAGCAATGGCTTCCCCGAAACACGCTCTATCAGCTCAGCAGCGTATTTGCAGAACTTCACATGCTCGCTGCGCTTGTCCTGAAGCACTGGCTCTTTCATCAGCTGCTGAATTTGACAGCTGCTGAAGAGGGGAAGCTTGCTGATAATCTGCCGGACAGTACTGCTGCGTGAGAGCCCCACCAAGGCTTTGCAGGCTAATGCTCGGATCTGATCTGCGTCTGTGATCGGCATCTTTAtagacagcagtgacagcagtaCTTTGATGCCATTGTTGGACTGTACCACATTCCACATCTTCGCTAATGTGTGCTCACTGCTCTTGGGGGCCTGAGGAAGCTTTCGCCGAGGAGTTCCAGAGATGAATTTGCCAATGCTGGAGATCCGATTATCTGGACCACATACACAATTGATGATGATCTGAAGGGCTGATTTCTGAATCTCAGCATCATGGATGAAAAATTCACCCTCAGCAACTCCAAGGATGATACTAATACCTAGTGAGGGAAAGAAATAGTTTCTTTAGTACTCTAAAATGTTTCTTACACAGTCCATCAGACAAGTAAGGGAGTCTTCAACAAATCTGAGGAAAATAAGTAGTTCGTTTCATTCTGGGAATTTCCAAGTTCAGCTAACTAGTGTAAGATGTATTCCTCTACCTCCCTGGCAAAATGTTCCCCTACACTGATGCTCCTCCACTTCATCATCAGTAATTAGGGAGTCAAACAATCTTTCAGAGAAGGTTATCAAGCGTGGCCCAGAAACACAAAATCCGAGATACTTGGCACAGGGAAGGATGCGCAGGCATGCCTCTGATTCTTACTGCAGAAAGCAACTCTCTTGTATAAATACTAACAAAGTGGaaatggagagggaggaaggggaaaaaaataaaccataccACAGCTTCCAAAAGGAGTCAGGCAAAAATGacactttgggtttgttttttctccccccagACACAGTTCCTGTTAGTTTCATGTCCGCTTCAAAAGATCAAAACCATCTCTCAAGAAAGAATTGGTGTTTTGTCGAGAGAAAGGTTTTGTGCAAAAGAAATTGTCTTTTGCCTGTATCTAGTACGCTGcctgacttttatttttcttttcttgaaaaagtCACACCCCATTTAATGCATAACCCTTAATCTGATCCACGCACATCTCATTCATTTGCATACTCTGATTCTGCAGGTAGCCAATTAGAGCGTAAGTCCAATAAATAGCAATAATTATTCCTCTCCCATATTCTCAAATGCCATATCCCCAGGACACCTAAATTTCTGAGAAGTTGAGGGAACCCAATAGTCCCATTACAAAAGTAGATTTGCCTCCATCTGTATTTAATGAGCTCTTGAAAACAAGTGCAAGTCAAAGACCATGCCTTCAATTCATAATCCAATCACAGTGCTAATCATGACAATTTTAACCACAGTCTACTCTCCCATTTATTTGCATCCCTGACAATAAATCTGAATACATGAGTTATTTTAACCCTTGTCTCACTGTAGGTGAGAAGCAGTCAACTGAAAAACCATGTAGCAGAAGACAATTGATAAGTGTGTAAGTCATCAGGACCATTATTCAGCTTACCCACAGTGGAAACAGTAGATCCAGCTTCATCTAACACATCCACAGGTTCTGCCAGCTGCAACTGGATTTTAGGAACCACAGTCAGGATGGCTAGTACATCCAAGGCATATCGTACTGTGTCATTCCTGGAAAGCAACAACAGAAGAACTTCTTAGAGGTGTACACACAGAGTTGTTTCAATAACATAAAATAGTACTTAATCTACTTGACTCCAACGAACAGGAGTAAATCAGTCACTTCTGATGCATTTGATGGTGCCTTTTAGAATGTTCCACTCAAAGGGCTGGTCCCCACAGAAAGCAGTGTTCATATGCACACCATTACCTGCAGTCTGTCAACATCTATCCCACCATGCCCACAAGCTCCTAAAAGCACTGTAATTTTGTATTTGTAGAAACAAGAATGTTAAGACTTATCCACAAAAGCATTCTAAATTAAGCTTCTCAATCTAATCTAACTCTACCATCTTCATTGGGAAATACTGCTGTCTAAAATACTCTGTTGCCCATCAACTAGAAAGGAAGTTTTTATGAAGAGAAACTGTTTAGCAGTAAAACAGACAATTGtgataggggaaaaaaaggcaccaGTTTAACAGAGACACAGGTGCATGGAAGATGAAAAGGGCTGTTAAGCAAGAGGTGGAAGAGCAGAACAATGCAAGAAAGGGGGGAAGATTTGTAAGTATGCATGGGAAGGTAGGAGTTAACCCAGGTAGCAATTAGGAAACAGCTGCAGAGAGTAAGAAACAGGAGAACAGGAACTACCCAGGAGAGCACAACCTGAGAGAGGAGTGGGAGGCAGGGGATTGCAGAAGCAAAACAGATTTCAAAGTTCTTTAAAATTAGGCaaggagctcctgcaggcagCAAAAGTAGGAGGGAGGGAGTCCTGATGACAATTATACAGTTGATGACAACTAGTTACACCCGAGTGACTCGCCAGTGAACTTATCTCTAGAGAGGACCACAGCTTCCCTCTGGGGAGCAGGTGGTCATTAGGATAAACAAAGGCTGGAACTTTGCGCCCATCCTCCTCTTGAACTGGGGGCAGGATCCTAACAGTATCTTATCCAGAGCCTGGTGGCAGCTCCCCTTCTTTTGTAACAGCAAGGATGCTACCAATTTTTGGGGGGTAGGAAGGTGGAGGGAAGAGGTGCCCCGGAAAGATAATAATATCTTGATGCCCCCACAGCTTGTCTGTGGCCAAGACAAGGGAGAAACTTAACAGGGTCATCACAAGGTGAGCCCCTCCACCAGCATGTCCAGTTCAACAGCTGGTGGTGTACCAGCTCCCTGAGCAATGCACAGTAACagtctttttcctctttcaaatgcTGGCTTGTTGCATATTCTACGTAACTCCTTTGCAGAGTTATACCTGCTCCGTAAATTTCAAAAACTAACAAATCAAAGTGATACACAGTGTCCTCCCTGGAGTCAGCTAAACTTACTACTACATCCAAACAGATGTTCCACCTGTTTCCAGGATTAAGATATGTCTTGATTTCACCCGATACTTTGAAGGTTTTGTAGCCTTTCTCTAACAAAAAGGTAAACATATTTTGAGACAAAGTGGCACAGAATTGTGATTAAGCTCTACTATGATGCCGATTTTTCTGAAATCAAAGGCCTGAGGTATTTTGGCTCTTCAGAAGTCTCATGACATCCTTCCCACTACCTCAAGATTTtagtcctgctttccacagtgtTAACTTTCTCAAGCACTGCATAGCCATAGCACAGGCCCTAACAGCACTAACCGGTATGTGCCTGTTTTAAATTATATCAGAGAGGTAGAAAAACCTAGAAATTCAACATCCTGCCCAAGAGTCACAACTTGGTGCGCTAAAATACAGTACTACAGCAAACAGCTCACCTTGCATAGTATGTCTTCCAGTTGCATGCTATTGAAATGAGCTGAAGCATGAGTTGGACACATGACAACTTCAGAAAAACCTCTGCTGGCTCCCAGTAGAGCTGTGCTGGACCATACTCAATCAGGAACTCCATCATCTCCACAATCTGCTCATGAGTATACGAACAGGCCTGCAGGGAAAGGAGTTGGAAGGATTAGAAAGAGATCACAAGGGTTACAGACTTGCACATCAAGTCCCCCACTGCTGGGATTTAACTGAAAACTGTATCCACAAAGAGCAGACCACCACTGTTTCTTGAAGATTAAGTATTTACTTTCTGTTTTATTCCCCAACTATAAAAGAGAACACAGCAATTGCCACTATGATATACAAGAAAAAGCTTAAGAATAATATCCTTTAAATTTCTTTGCAGTCCTAGAAGGCTTAGGCCAACTTCAGCAGAAAAGTTACATTAAATTAGAATTCTAATCTGTTTTTAATCTACTAATCTAGTAGTTACTAGGCTGTCACTCAAAACAAATGTAtgctaaagcattaaaaaaagctgcaaaaaatACTCAATTACAGTTTCTGAGTTCTGACTATAAAACATACTAAAGAAATTCTTAACAAGCTTgcctttcaatattttttttacataacACAAGAAGGCAACAGCTTATAGACATTTCTTTAGTTATAGAAAGTAAGTGATTTCTGCAGAAGCAAAAAACCTCTTATGTTCTCTTATTTCACCTCTTCTAGAAAATCATCATAAATTAAACCGGAAACAACAGGTGAATGTGCTCCCACAAAACAAGCAGCCATAAAATTCAGCTTTTGAAAAAATCACTTTATAGGgagaaagtaggaaaaaaaaaaacactacaaaCATTGCCAACACAGGAATCTCCCAGGTCATTCCTAAAAACCTATGGTGTCCAAAAGACACTTTTCAGTTATCATTATCAAATCAAGCTTATTTACAAGCTTTTCAACATTATGCACTTTTCTATACATACAGATTTTGTCCTTTCAGAGACTAAAAGCATAGAAAAACCCATGAGTATCAAAAATAACCTGCTTTTAACTTAAGTTTTTGAGAGATGGAAGAGGAACCACAGCAGATGAGTGGGAATCTTGATCAAATGTAGTTCAGATGAACCTCAAAGgctcttctgtatttttctatTCCAGTATCATTCCACAAAGCAGGgaaaaagcacaaataaaaaaTCCCTATCCCTAAAAATTGCACACTGCTTAGTTATTCCTCTGCCTTCAAAGGACATCCACATATTCCTGCAGCTTGGATTCACTTGAAAAAATGCAACAACCATGTTAAAATCTTGCAACATGCTACTCACCTTGTAGGGGGGCTGTGGATGGACCAGAATGCCACCTTCAGTGCGCTGGAGTGACTGCTTCACCTGTTCAAGTTTGATAGCAAGGTGAGCCTCAAAGTATCTACGCAAGGCCATGCAGGTGTGTTTCCCAGTCTGGCGACTAGCAAAGATCTCATCATCACTCAAGAGGGCTCCTTGGTCTTCCAGGTTTAAGATCTCAAGAGTGCTTATCTTCAGAAAGAGGttgggtaggaaaaaaaaagtttcatcagctcacttttcaggaaaaaaaagcacctacAATTCTTGCTGCACTTGTACTAAACACAGAAAAACTTATTTTGCTacgcaagacatacaagcacacTCTCTGAGAGCTGACAAAAGCTGTCTGAACAGAGAAGGCTATTTGCAGGGATAAATAGTTAAGTCTAGAGAGAACCATTCCTCCTTCTTCACTATCTACGAAGCAAGAAATCCAGAACTTACATCAATGTAGATCTGCAGGCAACGTTGTACCTAACACTGTTAGGTGTTCTATTACACAACACGAGGTGTGCTTACACTCTGCAGTGCTGATGTCCCTGAGTCAGTACCGACCCAAGCTATTAGGGCTGCACGGCCACGCCATGCAGACGTACCAGCTTTTGTACATGAACAGTATAATCTGCGCTCACAAGGTACTGTGATTACCACAGCACAAAAACAGCTGTACCCCTCCCGGAACAAGGCTGGATGTATCCGCATGGTAATATCACACGGGTGTGGAATGCAAGAAACATTTTAACTACCACCAAGTCACCACTGTTTAAGTGCTGCTTAACCCAAGAGTTGCACCAAAAACTCTCAAAGGGTAGCAAGTCTCAGGGCAATGAtcataataataagaaaaaaagactaaagGTGAAGGGATCCACACATCTGTTGCTTACAAAATTCATCCCATCTCTCCATCTCTTGGGAACTTCGGAGAAAAGagcccaacaaacaaaataaagaatgGAACTCTCCACAGCTGCACTATAAAGGGTGGAAAACCTGACACTAAAACCCTGCTCACCACATAAAACTACAAGCCTTACCAGGTTAACCAGACGTCGAAGGCCATCATGCCTGTCAAAGAGCTCCAGGACAGCACGGAAGGAGAAGCAAATGGAGAAGAACATGGTAGCATGGCAGCAGCCTGAGGCATGGGAGCACTCCATTAGCCATAAGGTGTAGTTTACTACATCTGAAAGCACATTATGGGGGTGCATGCACACCTAGAAAGCAAAAGAACATTCTTGAGAAGGACTTCAAACAGATTGGTGAAGAGAATTTGTCCAAGAATGAGGGCAAACAGAGAGGACAAATATTAGTTACTCCCAGCTTGAATTGAGACATCTGAGACATGAAGTAAAACGTCCCATTTCCAAAGCAGTAAAAGAAAGCCGCAGTGAGACTAATAAAGGCCATGATGTGGCAATGTAGGACTAGCAATTGGGGCATTCCCAGACCTAAACATAGTAAATACAGCAATCTTCGTGTAGTGTTAATTCCAGAGAGTCCTTCTCAATACCACTTCAAGCTACCCAAAGAATGCTTTGCTAGAGGCAGCGAAGGAAGAGAAGTTTCcactaaagaaacaaaaattcttcTCAGTGTAACAGTATCATACACTATGTTGAAGTTGTAGCAAACTCCGAGAGCGCTGAAGTCTAGGAAAATTGCAAGGATCATCAAATGCAAATCTAAAGCTTGACTTTGTCTGGAAACAGACAATTGAGctggtctttttcttttctcagaccTTGCCTCCGAGACACACAGACCATGTGCTCAGAACTGCACTTTTGCATACATTTGTTAGCTTCTAACCATAAGGAACTCGGAACCCCCTGCTAGGGTCAGCACCAAGAGGAACAGCACAGAGAACTGAAGTATTGGCACCAGCTGCTATATGCCAagttagcagattttttttgtctcttctctgCTGGTGTTGGACATACTCAGAGAACACAGTGCTACCAACTCCAGCCTTCCTTCCACCTCAAGACCTGAGGCTTGGCATGAGTGACAAGGGACTGCCCCTTGAAAGTGGAGTGGCTTCCTCTAAAATCCAAAGACAAGCGAGGTATGTACCACCGAAACCTGCTCTACCCAGTATCTGTAGATACTGGGGATAACATCTGCTGCATGGCTTTATGACATGGCCTGAGGATGTCAGGCAGAAGGAATCCTCATGAAGCACCCTGCCAcaactttttgttttcattttgaacaATCACGCAAGCAGCAAGTGGAATCAGGggaaacaaaatgaagcatagaGAGTTTTCTCATTACAAAGTTCAAAGAAACACCAAAGCATGTCATATGCAGCCAGGGTCTATCTTTCTGACACAATGGGCAAATAAAAGTGGTGGAAACATTATGCCCACTTCACCTTTCTCGCCCTCATAAGGGAGAAGCAATACAGCGCACAGCCAGCCCTGATCAACTGCAATTACCAAGAGGTTTTTGAACTTGCTCATACAAATGCAAGCAGAATTCATACAGATGCAGCCTTAAACAACCACTACCAGTCCAGCCCTCTACGTGCTCAGGAGTGTTAAGCATATTAAACCACACCACACACAGCACCAAAAACTAGAACAGAATAAGTAGAAATGTAACGTTACTAGTTTAACTGCTtccattttcagctgaaaaaaaaacaggtagaCAATGCCAGGGACACACCAGGAATCAAAAGCCATCACTCAAAGCAATACAGAGTTGCAAGGCTTAAGGCTACAACTTTGCAGTTGTTTTCAATGAATCTTAGAGCAAGATGCTCCCATATGCCAGTACTAATGCTCACAAGCTGaaagttcatcttttttttttcttggcatggTAGCAACTTTAGAATAAACTGGCTCAGTTCCTAGATCTGACTCAGCACACACTGCTGCTgccagtagaaaaaaaataaaagaggaaatagAAGGTGTTCAAACGCACATTCACTTTGTTCACTGTTCAAAGCACCTGGGAAACTGACCCTTAAGGGCAGACTGCCATATCAACTTGTCTGAAGGGACACTTGCTGGAGGAACACTATTGAACTGAGAGGAGGATTTCTTTTAAGAATTtgtttttatgttaaaatatGAGGTAAGGAACTTTATCTTCATTATCAGCTGTTTTAATGTTTATAAGCTCAGGCCACAGAGAACCCTTAGtgctatttgttttgattttctacACAATGCAGACCAGACCTGCATTAGTCTTCCGCTGCACTCTAACACCACCACAGAAGTTGCACTGCTGTCTGGAATCTGACTGAGGTACTGTGTAACACTGAAGCTATCCACACTGGGACTGTGCATGGAAAACAATCTCAAGTACAGGAGCCCACTGGAACAGACATGAAAGGAAAGACAAACGAGAAAGGAggagttttccctttttttgagGGAAAGAAGGAATAATAGGATTAAAAGGGTGATGAAAGTATTGAGACAATGCCAACAAGACAGAGTTCTTCAGGTTAATTCCCTAGGAACTGAAATCCACACCCTTGAAACAAAACACTACAATACAACATTATTTATGTATTTCCTATTGCCTctaaataaatttgctttttaacTTAGGAGATGCTTATTCACTGTGTGAACACAAGCAGAAACACTAAGAAAGGACAGAAATCACTGCAGTTAAATTAAAAGAATGCATCTTACCCTCTCCATGGCATCTTGATTGTAAGACAAGTAATATAAACACATGGAGACCCCTGTTGCtgccatggaaggacgaggaATCTCCAGCAACTTCTGCACTCCTCCATGAGCAACAAACTCCGTTGCAAACTTGTTGTGCAGCAGCAATGATGCCAAATGCTAGGGAAGGATAAAAGCAGATTAGACGGGAATTCTGCGGACTGCCATCAAGTCCACCCCCTACTCCACACAAAAACGGAtggcacaaaaaaacccaagtgctTTGTCCGCCTGATTTCTTCCTCCTATTACATTTAACTGCAGGATGTAGTATTTATcccaatgacaaaagcaaaaaaggcATTATCACTTTGTTTTACACATCTTgcaaaagaaatacaagaaaagcACAGCAACTCTGAAATTTTCCAATAGACCACCTCAAGTCTTCCTATTCTTTTCATATTAACTCACTCTTATCTCTAAGAAATATCTAAATTTGCATTCACACTTTGTATATGACTTCTTGCTGGCAAGAAAAAATTTACAAAATGAAGTTTAAAGGCTATTATTAATACCAAAGTCTGCAGCTGCACTGAAGTTTACTACACTTCACTTCTCTGTATTACCAACACCTTAAGAGGAAACAGTAAGAACCGCTGTAAACCCCACCCCACTCCCAAAAGAGGTAACCTACACCTTTTGTAGGAACATTGCTCCTTAGAAATACGTTCTCAGACAAACAACAATGAAATGGAGAGAAAGATGACACCGGAGGACCAGAGGCAGAGAATTAACTGTGAAAAAGGGGAAAGAacgcacagaaaaaaatataatttgtgcTGCTGCACTGTACGTTTGGCTTGAAGAAGGTTATTTTGCATGATTTTTTACCTCGAGGAGGTAACCTAAAGACTACTCACAGAAAACTATTGTATTTCAAACATTAAGCTCAGAGGTGTCATGCTGGGGCTTCTGGGAGTAAGATGCTTATGCTCCTTATCCCTCACAAATGTCCCTTGAATGACAGGCAGTGAACAACTCACGAATGCCATCTAAGGGCAGCAGGAACACACGTgtttgacagaaaaagaaattaccaTCTTCAGATAGGCAGATGGCAGGTGAAATTAATGGCACTTCCTGCACAATTAAGATCTTTTTACCCGCTcccccctttcttctttttaagtacTTGAGAgttataaaaacaaaaccacaatacATTAAAGTTGAGTGAAATCAAATTCCAATCCCAGCGAGTTCTGCAAGATATACAGGCCTAAAGATGAGCATTTGCCTTTGACGCACGCAGCAGATAAACGTTGTAAGAGCATTGAATATATATGGTACATTTTATGCATTATGAAAGTAATTTACCTTAAGGGCCTCAAAAGTGAGCAGCACATCATTGGTTCGCTTCAAATCGATGTAGTACATCATCAGCTCCCTTGATC
This region includes:
- the DCAF1 gene encoding DDB1- and CUL4-associated factor 1 isoform X2, producing MTSGSGHVDSKAELTTLLEQWEKEHGSGQDMVPILTRMSELIEKETEEYRKGDPDPFDDRHPGRADPECMLGHLLRILFKNDDFMNALVNAYVMTSREPPLNTAACRLLLDIMPGLETAVVFQEKEGIVENLFKWAREADQPLRTYATGLLGGAMENQDIAANYRDENSQLVALVLRRLRELQVTEMTTKQENKRPSPRKVPSDPLLPLDEEAVDMDYGEMAVDGEQEEVSGDMEISFHLDSSHKTSSRVNSATKLDDGGLRKSKLGKQHERDGFRKAKQKLGFSASEPERMFVELSNSSWSEMSPWVIGTNYTLYPLTPAIEQRLILQYLTPLGEYQELLPIFMQLGSRELMMYYIDLKRTNDVLLTFEALKHLASLLLHNKFATEFVAHGGVQKLLEIPRPSMAATGVSMCLYYLSYNQDAMERVCMHPHNVLSDVVNYTLWLMECSHASGCCHATMFFSICFSFRAVLELFDRHDGLRRLVNLISTLEILNLEDQGALLSDDEIFASRQTGKHTCMALRRYFEAHLAIKLEQVKQSLQRTEGGILVHPQPPYKACSYTHEQIVEMMEFLIEYGPAQLYWEPAEVFLKLSCVQLMLQLISIACNWKTYYARNDTVRYALDVLAILTVVPKIQLQLAEPVDVLDEAGSTVSTVGISIILGVAEGEFFIHDAEIQKSALQIIINCVCGPDNRISSIGKFISGTPRRKLPQAPKSSEHTLAKMWNVVQSNNGIKVLLSLLSIKMPITDADQIRALACKALVGLSRSSTVRQIISKLPLFSSCQIQQLMKEPVLQDKRSEHVKFCKYAAELIERVSGKPLLIGTDVSLARLQKADVVAQSRITFPEKELLLLIRNHLISKGLGETASVLTKEADLPMTAASHSSAFTPVAAAASPVTLPRTPRIANGISARLSSHPSVGSTATSVHAQARPSASQGPPALPGPSYASNSPLIGRISFVRERPSPCNGRKIRVLRQKSDHGAYSQSPAIKKQLDRHLPSPPTLDSIITEYLREQHARCKNPVATCPPFSLFTPHQCPEPKQRRQAPTNFTSRLTRRAAFPKYGGVDGGCFDRHLIFSRFRPISVFREANEDESGFTCCAFSARERFLMLGTCTGQLKLYNVFSGQEEASYNCHNSAITHLEPSRDGSLLLTSATWSQPLSALWGMKSVFDMKHSFPDDHYVEFSKHSQDRVIGTKGDIAHIYDIQTGNKLLTLFNPDLANNYKKNCATFNPTDDLVLNDGVLWDVRSAQAIHKFDKFNMTISGVFHPNGLEVIVNTEIWDLRTFHLLHTVPALDQCRVVFNYTGTVMYGAMLQADDEDDLLEERMRSPFGSSFRTFNATDYKPIATIDVKRNIFDLCTDSKDCYLAVIENQGSMDAMNMDTVCRLYEVGRQRLAEDEEDEEEDQH